The window GCAGTACCCCTATTCTAACCGCCGCAGCGCCATCGCTGCAAACAGCGGGGCTCGGGAAGCCGCCGCGCCTCCCGCACGCCATCCGCTCAGCCTCCCCACGCCTCGGCAAGGCAAGCGGCGGCCCACCGCCTCAGCCCGATCGCCGCCCCCGGCGGCACGCGCAACGTGCCGGCCACTCGCGGAAACAGTGCAATCCCCTTTTACCTTCCACGCGGGCGGCACGTTTTCCTCCCCCTGCGGGGCGCCGACGCGAAGTCCGTCCCGCGTGGGAAGACCGCTACCCATGATGGTATAATCTCCATGCGTCACATCTCTTCTTGCGTCGCAGCCGCCTAAGCGGGCGCTCGCGACCACTGACCGACACGGGAGGGCAGGATGAGCTACGACATCTTTCAACCGGTGCACGAGGATTTCCGGCACAGCCTGCGCCAGTTCGTGGAAAACGAGCTGGCCCCGCACGCCGACGAATGGGAAGAAGCGGAGGAGTTCCCGCGCTGGGTCTACACCCGCATGGGGGAGCTGGGGTTCCTGGGTATGTCCTACCCCGAGGAATACGGGGGGGACGACGACCGCCTGGCCGAGGCCGTCTTCCACGAGGAGATCACCCGCTGCGGCTCCGCGGGAGTTGCGGCGGGGCTGGGGGCGCATATCGGCATCGCCATGCCCCAGATCAACCGCTTCGGCACCCCGGAGCAGAAGGAGAAATACCTGGTGCCGGGCATCAGGGGCGAAACCATCGGGGCGCTGGGCATCACCGAGCCGGAGGCGGGCTCCGACGTGGCGGGCATCAGGACCTATGCCGTGCGCGACGGCTCGGACTGGATCATCAACGGCTCCAAGACCTTCATCACCAACGGGGTGCGCTGCGACTGGGTGGTGCTGGCGGTCAAGACGGACCGCGACAAGGGCTACGCGGGCATCTCCCAGTTCATCGTGGACCGCGGCACGCCCGGCTTCGAGACCTCCAAGAAGATCAAGAAGCTGGGGTGGAAGGCCTCCGACACCGGTGAGCTCTCCTTCATCGACGTGCGCGTCCCCGCCGACGCCCTGCTGGGCGAGGAGAACCGCGGTTTCTTCCAGATAATGGCAAACTTTGTCTGGGAGCGGCTCATCATGGCCCTGGGCTCCGTGGCCGGGGCCCAGCTACTCTTCGACATCTCCCTGCAGTATGCCAAGGAGCGGCACGCCTTCGGCAAGCCCATCGGGAAGTTCCAGGCCATATCCCACATGCTGGCGGACATGGCCACCGAGATCGAGCTGGGGAGGGCCTTCACCTACCACGTGCTCAAGCTCTACGTGGAGGGCAAGGAACCGGTGAAGGAGGTGGCCATGGCCAAGCTCTATACCTGCGACATGGCCTGCCGCGTTGCGGACCGGGCCCTGCAGATATACGGCGGTTACGGCTATACCGAGGAATATCCCCTGGCGCGGGCCTACCGCGACATGCGCCTGGGCCCCATAGGCGGCGGCACCGACCAGATCATGCGCGAGATCATCGCCCGCTCCTACGGCCTCTGAGGATCGTCCGCCTCCTACCGCATTGGCGCCCCCTGGCCACCGCTCGGAGCCCCGCCTTCCCGCGGCCTCCGGGGCGAGGCCATGACCTCCTGCAGGGCGGACGCGAACTCCTCGGCCCGCTGCGACCCGAATAGGACCCTCCTGCCGTCACGCAGTCTCAGTTGCACGCCGCGGTTACCGGACACGTTGTAGGCCTTGCCCTTCCGGCCGTACCTTATCCCCCAGCCGCCGTACTCGAGGACGGGGCGGTAGGTGCGCGCCTCCGCTTCCTCTATCTCCTCCACGCCGATGCGGTGGAAGCGCAGGTGGAAGGGGTGATAGCGGTAGTGGATGCCGTCATCCCTCACCTCCACCACCAGGCGGGCGGAGAGGAAGAGGGCGGGGAACCCCATGCCCATGAGCAGCCAGACGAGGTACATGAACCAGTCGGGCGCCTCCTTTTCTCCCGGGGGCCTGTCTGCGAACAGTTGTCGCAGCGGCGCGTACCAGGCGAAGAGCGTAACCGCCAGCACCACCAGGTATATCCACCACTGGTGAAAGCGCTGCACCTCGCGAAAGACGGTGTTTTTCTCCCGCTCATCACCGCTCATGTCAGGACATCCTCCCTGCGCCGGCTTCTCCCCACGATAACCGGATATATCCCCTTAATACGTAAAGATAAACGGGCACCGGCTCCGCCTTCGGCCAGCCTCCCGGCCGTTACGCCGCCTCAGCCTCCGCAGATGTTCCCTCCCTCACCCTTGCCGTTGGATTCCGCCGCCTTCTCGACCTTCCTTCTCTCTCGGAATAATACTACCGAGATGCCCGCGCAGAAGAGCAGCGCGCTCACTACCTGGAAAAAGATGCCAGCCGATGCGTCGGCGTGGTAACGGAAGAACTCCACCGCGAAGCGCACCGCCCCGTAGCAGGCCACGGAAAGCAGGAAGAGGTCCCACCCCCGCCGCAGCCTCCTGCGGGCCCACAGTAGAAAGCAGAAAACGGCGAGGTCCATGACCAGCTCGTAAAGCTGGGTGGGATGCACCGCCGTGTCCGATCCCGGGAAGGTCACCGCCCAGGGCAGGCCGGAGGGCTTTCCCCCGCAGCACCCGTTGAGGAAGCAACCGACGCGTGCTATGGCCAGGGAAAGCGGGAGGGTGAGGCCCACCGCGTCCGCCACCGCCCCCGTGGAGACCCCCAGGCGGCGCACCGTCAGCACGCAGGCGGGCACGGCGAGCAGCAGCCCTCCGTAAAATACCAGCCCCCGCATGTTGAGGTCGAAAACCGCCCCCCAGTTCCCCGAGAACTGGTCCAGGTGCCCGAGCACGTAGAAGAGGCGGGCGCCGAAGACACCGCTGATGGCCGCCACGGCCCCCACCGTGTACATGACGGACCCGTCCAGGCCCCGCCTCCGCAACTCCCGGGCCGCCACCAGCACGCCCGCGAGGAAGGCGGTGAAGAGCATCACCCCGTAGGAATACACGGGATATGACCCTATATGGAAAAGAACCGGCCGCACGCCGCCACCTCCCCTCTTGCTCCCCTCGTATGACGGGGTGATCGGGCCTGCCTCCCGCCCGGCCGTACAAGCCCGCGCATGCCTCCGTCCGCGGGCTCTCACCATACCTGCGGGACCGGCACCGCCCCCTGCCGCGGCCTTCGGGGTCAAGTTTAGCAGAGCGCTCACCCGCAAGGTAAGACACCAACCGGAACCCCCGCGACTCCCAGGACAACATTTAAAGGCAACGGGAGAAAGGTATAATACCCCGGGCAATCGATAATCATACCTTTTGCCTATGCTTGCAAGCCCTTTCCCTTCCGTTTTTCTAAGTGAGGGAAAAAGGCGGCGGGGAGGTTTGCGGGAGATGCGCAACAGGGGATCGTTTAGGGGAACGGTGCTGGTAACGGGCTTTATTGCAGCACTTCTTTGCCTTTCTCTTCTTTTCGCCGTTTTCGCCCCCCTTGCCGCGGCGCGGGAATCGGGTGCGGTATCCGTCGAGGTCTCCATAGCTCCCTGCGTGCGGGTGGACGCGGACGGCCAGGTAAGGGGCAATGTCTCCGCGATCGCCATCCACCAGGCGGATCTCCTGACCATCCTCCCCCGCTGACCTTCACCACTCCCCTTCACGACGCCTGTTCTCCACCGGAAGCACGGGCACAGGAGCTCCGGGCATACGGCCTTGGGCAATATGATGTTGTGACCCGGATGTAACGGCTGAGGCCGAGTTCTCCCCCTCTCGGCAACGGGGTTCTCACGATCAACGGCGCGCTATTAAGGCGCATTATTAAATGTATATGTCGCTGCTTGATGAATGTGATGACCGTGATGAGATGCCGCAGACATAAAGGGGGTTCATCAAGATTACGTTGCATAATGATCGCGGCCATCGATAACGTCGCCGGCAGTAGGGCACGGGAGCAACGCCATCGCGTTGACATGCGCCTCGTGACTCCCGGGGACCCAGGATAAAGACATCGGTGGCGGGAGAGCCGCCTTCAGGCTTCGTTACGCCGGCGCCGCCGGCGCACTAGGCACCAGACCCCCACGCCGAGGAGGATGAACAGCAGCGCCCAGGGCAGCGGGACCACCCAGAAGCCGCCCTTTGCACGCTTCTCGGTGTCGAAGACGTTCATCTGGGGGCCGTACCTGATCACCGCCTCCGCCTCGTAAACCCCCAGGAAGGGGGGGCTGGGCAGGCTGCCGTCGAAATAGCGCACCGTGCCCGGCAGGAGGGTGATCTCCCCCAAGTCGACGGTGCCGGAGCCGAAGCCGAACTTCGCGCGGTAACTCAGGGATGCCTGCACGGTGAGGTGCACGTTCCCCGTGTTCTCCACCTCCAGGTGGTACCGGATATCCCGCGCCGGCCATCCGGCCTCCCCTCCGGCGGGCGGCCCCCACAGGGAAAAGAGATCGCTCTCCACGGAGAGGGTCTTCACCTCCGCGTCCCGGACGATCTCTCCCTCCACGGTGACCAGGATCAGGGAACCGATGCGGTAGCTGGGCTTCACTCCCTGCCCGGGAGGGGGCTCGGTCGCGTCCTGGAAGAACAGCACCGAGAAATGCCCGCCCGGCTCCGCGTCCGCGGGCACCTGCAGGTGGAAGGGCTCCTCGTGCTGGGAACGGGCCGGGACGGTGAAGCGTCCGCGCGGGATGGTGATCCAATGCGAGCAGGAGTAGGTATAGTAGCCGGGTTCACGGAAATCGTAACTGTTGTCCGGGTTGATGAAGAAGTCCATGGCGTATACGAGGAGCTCCTGGTCGTGCTCCGCGTGGTTGATGAGGGTGACGGTGAAATCAATTCCCTCCCCGGGCGCCAGGGTCAGTTCCTTCTTGACGGGCGAGACGGTGAGATCGAAGTCCTGTGCCCGGGCGGAGGGGGCGGGCCCCAGCAGAAGGAAGGCGAAAACCGCCGCAAACACGAGCAGGGTCATGCCGGACCTTCTCATCATCCCGCTTCCTCCCCTCTATCCTTCATATGACCTTCCATCCTTCATAATCCTCGCACGGACCGCTCTCGCCCGGCTGCCGGCAATCCAACCCGCCCGGCCTTTCAACGCCCAGGGCCTTTCATATCCAAAGGACACCTTATCCTAAATCGGCTCTCCGTCGGCCA of the Actinomycetota bacterium genome contains:
- a CDS encoding prolipoprotein diacylglyceryl transferase; protein product: MRPVLFHIGSYPVYSYGVMLFTAFLAGVLVAARELRRRGLDGSVMYTVGAVAAISGVFGARLFYVLGHLDQFSGNWGAVFDLNMRGLVFYGGLLLAVPACVLTVRRLGVSTGAVADAVGLTLPLSLAIARVGCFLNGCCGGKPSGLPWAVTFPGSDTAVHPTQLYELVMDLAVFCFLLWARRRLRRGWDLFLLSVACYGAVRFAVEFFRYHADASAGIFFQVVSALLFCAGISVVLFRERRKVEKAAESNGKGEGGNICGG
- a CDS encoding acyl-CoA dehydrogenase family protein; this translates as MSYDIFQPVHEDFRHSLRQFVENELAPHADEWEEAEEFPRWVYTRMGELGFLGMSYPEEYGGDDDRLAEAVFHEEITRCGSAGVAAGLGAHIGIAMPQINRFGTPEQKEKYLVPGIRGETIGALGITEPEAGSDVAGIRTYAVRDGSDWIINGSKTFITNGVRCDWVVLAVKTDRDKGYAGISQFIVDRGTPGFETSKKIKKLGWKASDTGELSFIDVRVPADALLGEENRGFFQIMANFVWERLIMALGSVAGAQLLFDISLQYAKERHAFGKPIGKFQAISHMLADMATEIELGRAFTYHVLKLYVEGKEPVKEVAMAKLYTCDMACRVADRALQIYGGYGYTEEYPLARAYRDMRLGPIGGGTDQIMREIIARSYGL